A region of the Streptococcus oralis Uo5 genome:
AGATGCCTGAAATCAGAACCACATAAATCCCTGAAACGATAAGGGCACCAAACATAGCACCGCTACCGTGGCTTTGCCCAATCATAATCAAAGGAGCGACGGATTGGAAGGCAACTCCGAGAACGACTGGTAGTCCAATTCCAAAGTATTTATTGAGTTGGAGTTGGAGGAAGGTGGCCACCCCACACATGAAGATATCTGTGGAGATTAGGTAGGTCAACTGCTCAGTTGAATAGCCAAGAGCTGTCGCAATCATGATAGGAACCAGGATAGAACCTGAGTACATGGCTAATAAGTGTTGCAAGCCAAGAACGGCTGCTTGCGAGTGTTTTTCTTGTTTTTGCATTAGAGATCTGCCTCCTTAAATACGACCTGACCATTTTCAAAACGATCCAAGCGAGCCAGTGATAGGACTGGATACCCTGCTTTTTCAAGCAAATTACGACCATCCTGGAAAGATTTTTCAATCACGATACCAATCGCTTCGACTTTTGCTCCAGCTTGTTCGATGATTTGGATCAAGCCTTTGGCAGCTTGGCCATTAGCAAGGAAATCATCGATAATCAAGACCTTGTCCTCTGGTGAGAGGAATTTTCCAGCGATAGAAACGGTGCTGGTCACCTGCTTGGTAAAGGAGTAGACTTCTGCAGTTAAGATGCCTTCGTTCATGGTGATGTTTTTAGCTTTCTTGGCGAAAATCATGGGAACATTCAAGGCTTCGGCAGTAAAAACGGCTGGGGCAATACCTGACGCTTCAATGGTTACGACCTTGGTAATGCCAGCAGAAGCGAATTTTTCCGCAAATACCTTACCAATCTCTCGCATCAAGCTAAAGTCAACTTGGTGGGTTAAAAAGGAATCTACCTTGAGGATGTTGTCACCCAAGATATGCCCATCTTCGAGGATGCGCTCTTCTAATAATTTCATAAGACCTCCTAAAGTCTAAAAGATGCTTCATTTGCTTGTCTAGAGTTTCTAGCAAGAAATAG
Encoded here:
- a CDS encoding xanthine phosphoribosyltransferase, encoding MKLLEERILEDGHILGDNILKVDSFLTHQVDFSLMREIGKVFAEKFASAGITKVVTIEASGIAPAVFTAEALNVPMIFAKKAKNITMNEGILTAEVYSFTKQVTSTVSIAGKFLSPEDKVLIIDDFLANGQAAKGLIQIIEQAGAKVEAIGIVIEKSFQDGRNLLEKAGYPVLSLARLDRFENGQVVFKEADL